CTTTTCAAGGTCCAACTGACAAGTGCTGACACCAGCATCATGCCAATCATTATAATCCAAATGCCTCCCATAGTATCTTACGTTTAAAGGTTAGGGTGCTGGCTGGCCACGGCTTTCGCCACCACCTGTGTAGTAGAATACCCCTTCACCAACGGAATGGTTTTAACCTGGCCCCCGTTCTGGAGGACCACGTCATGCCCCACTATCTTCTCCACGGTGTAATCATCGCCTTTCACCAAAATGTCTGGCTGCACGGCTTTGATGAGTTCATACGGCGTTTCCTGGGCAAACAGCACTACCGCGTCTACAAACCAAAACCCTGCCATGACCCGTGTGCGTGACATTTCGTCTTGCAATGGGCGGTTAGGCCCCTTTAACGTACTGACAGATTGGTCAGTATTGAGGCCCAGCACCAGTTTGTCGCCCAGCAGACGGGCGCGTTCCAGGTAGTCTACGTGGCCCACGTGCACAATGTCAAAGCAGCCATTGGTGAAGACTATTTTCTCCCCGTTCGCCCGCCAGGTTTCAAGTTGGGGCAGCAGTTGGTGTAGCGTAAGAATTTTCTCCTGTGAAGGCAGCATGTTTCTGTTGAGGTAAAGC
This region of Rufibacter sp. LB8 genomic DNA includes:
- the rfaE2 gene encoding D-glycero-beta-D-manno-heptose 1-phosphate adenylyltransferase — its product is MLPSQEKILTLHQLLPQLETWRANGEKIVFTNGCFDIVHVGHVDYLERARLLGDKLVLGLNTDQSVSTLKGPNRPLQDEMSRTRVMAGFWFVDAVVLFAQETPYELIKAVQPDILVKGDDYTVEKIVGHDVVLQNGGQVKTIPLVKGYSTTQVVAKAVASQHPNL